A stretch of Eriocheir sinensis breed Jianghai 21 chromosome 68, ASM2467909v1, whole genome shotgun sequence DNA encodes these proteins:
- the LOC126988217 gene encoding serine-rich adhesin for platelets-like isoform X18, giving the protein MAPIQQSVSTAASNSRSTSDLTTGSTRDFANSVHKVKESYSSNSSSISSSSHSDAAHSSMTGSRPGDATQQETLLPISSRGHFFSDAFFEDARQHFESAVRKVLERRGHSRSSVHDDLTSYRMLRQADLSESTQAATVTENATCHQVVMDVRDFTAGDVKVKVVDEDEVVVEGSVEQRSGGSVSKKSFRRSFTFPGLVKAADITSTMSSDGVLTVTVPKKEHVAQITNITVQESNTSADSARTNTSAQNAKTNINKTNTQTTSSADTAKTLAQAARQTSATTHSQSSSSVASSATTVDSSVRSASRESQQASDTTTTATAKDATFTKPASENDFPVQPSDLLLPISHGGLFFQDSFFAQAHQEFEEAMKKVLQSAGESPKADVMTSYRSLRERHLTDENQAVSRSEDSQQHKVVMDVRDFTAGDVKVKVVDEDEVVVEGSVEQRSGGSVSKKSFRRSFTFPGLVKAADITSTMSSDGVLTVTVPKKEHVGQITNITVQESNTKTNTSADSARTKTSAQNTKSREFQQASDTTNTTTATDAACTKPASENGFPAQPSDLLLPISHGGLFFQDSFFAQAHQEFEEAMKKVLQSAGEFPKADVMTSYRNLRERHLTDENQAVSRSEDSQQHKVVMDVRDFMAGDVKVKVVDEDEVVVEGSVEQRSGGSVSKKSFRRSFTFPGLVKAADITSTMSSDGVLTVTVPKKEHVAQITNITVQESNTKTNTSADSARTNTSAQNAKTNINKTNTQTTSSADTAKTLAQAARQTSATTHSQSSSSVASSATTVDSSVRSASRESQQASDTTTTATAKDATFTKPASENGFPAQPSDLLLPITHGGLFFQDSFFAQAHQEFEEAMKKVLQSAGESPKADVMTSYRSLRERHLTDENQAVSRSEDSQQHKVVMDVRDFTAGDVKVKVVDEDEVVVEGSVEQRSGGSVSKKSFRRSFTFPGLVKAADITSTMSSDGVLTVTVPKKQSSCDVRVIGNSSTVRDAVATAEKQSSSSVSSSSTTVKESSSRTSVRDEGSSLHALNNMSSRTAAAGDRHQQQQVRAASQESATTSHGRRDAAGKSSWVLDSLLPVFPKGPFFHDSFFEESRQHFETAVKEALGRLGQEEEAAADDFSLYRSLRAKDMTDASQAVKVTEDEHGHQVVLDVRDFQGGDVRVKVVGSSQVQVEGRLEKEEGGRSSTRSFRRRFHLPGVLDVAAVTSALSSDGVLTIRAPKGRPAAGKPSC; this is encoded by the exons ATGGCGCCCATCCAGCAGTCTGTCTCCACCGCAGCCTCCAACAGCAGGAGCACCAGTGACCTGACCACCGGCAGCACGCGTGACTTTGCCAACAGTGTCCACAAGGTGAAGGAGAGctacagcagcaacagcagcagcatctcctcctccagccacaGCGACGCAGCACACAGCAGCATGACCGGCAGCAGACCCGGCGACGCGACACAGCAGGAGACGCTGCTGCCCATCTCCTCCAGAGGACACTTCTTCAGCGACGCCTTCTTCGAGGACGCCCGCCAGCACTTCGAGTCGGCCGTGAGGAAAGTGCTGGAGCGGCGCGGCCACAGCAGGTCCAGCGTGCACGACGACCTGACCAGCTACAGGATGCTGCGGCAGGCTGACCTCAGCGAGAGCACGCAGGCCGCCACCGTCACGGAGAACGCCACCTGCCACCAG GTTGTGATGGACGTGCGGGACTTCACGGCGGGAGacgtgaaggtgaaggtggtggacgaggacgaggtggtggtggagggcagcGTGGAGCAGAGGAGCGGCGGCTCAGTGTCCAAAAAGAGCTTCCGTCGCAGCTTCACCTTCCCGGGGCTGGTGAAGGCCGCGGACATCACCTCCACCATGTCCTCCGACGGCGTCCTCACCGTCACGGTGCCCAAGAAG gAGCACGTGGCCCAGATCACCAACATCACCGTTCAGGAGTCAAACACATCAGCAGACTCTGCCAGGACAAACACATCAGCACAAAACGCCAAGACGAACAtaaacaagacaaacacacagacaacctCCTCAGCAGACACCGCCAAGACCCTGGCACAGGCCGCCCGCCAGACCTCCGCCACAACACACTCACAGTCGTCGTCGTCAGTGGCCTCGAGCGCCACAACCGTCGACAGCTCCGTCAGGAGCGCGTCGAGGGAGTCCCAGCAGGCgagtgacaccaccaccaccgccactgccaagGACGCTACCTTTACGAAGCCTGCGTCCGAGAACGACTTCCCCGTCCAGCCCTCAGACCTGCTGCTGCCCATCTCGCACGGCGGACTCTTCTTCCAAGACTCGTTCTTCGCCCAGGCTCACCAGGAGTTTGAGGAGGCCATGAAGAAGGTGCTGCAGTCAGCGGGCGAGTCTCCCAAGGCTGACGTCATGACCTCCTACAGGAGTCTGCGGGAGCGACACCTGACGGACGAGAACCAGGCGGTGTCCCGCAGCGAGGACAGCCAGCAGCACAAG GTTGTGATGGACGTGCGGGACTTCACGGCGGGAGacgtgaaggtgaaggtggtggacgaagacgaggtggtggtggagggcagcGTGGAGCAGAGGAGCGGCGGCTCAGTGTCCAAAAAGAGCTTCCGTCGCAGCTTCACCTTCCCGGGGCTGGTGAAGGCCGCGGACATCACCTCCACCATGTCCTCCGACGGCGTCCTCACCGTCACGGTGCCCAAGAag GAGCACGTGGGCCAGATCACCAACATCACCGTTCAGGAATCTAACACCAAGACTAACACATCGGCAGACTCTGCCAGGACAAAAACATCAGCACAAAACACCAAGTCGAGGGAGTTCCAGCAAGCGAgtgacaccaccaacaccaccaccgccacggacGCAGCCTGCACGAAGCCTGCGTCCGAGAACGGCTTCCCCGCCCAGCCCTCAGACCTGCTGCTGCCCATCTCGCACGGCGGACTCTTCTTCCAAGACTCGTTCTTCGCCCAGGCTCACCAGGAGTTCGAGGAGGCCATGAAGAAGGTGCTTCAGTCAGCGGGCGAGTTTCCCAAGGCTGACGTCATGACCTCCTACAGGAATCTGCGGGAACGACACCTGACGGACGAGAACCAGGCGGTGTCCCGCAGCGAGGACAGCCAGCAGCACAAG GTTGTGATGGACGTGCGGGACTTCATGGCGGGAGacgtgaaggtgaaggtggtggacgaggacgaggtggtggtggagggcagtGTGGAGCAGAGGAGCGGCGGCTCAGTGTCCAAAAAGAGCTTCCGTCGCAGCTTCACCTTCCCGGGGCTGGTGAAGGCCGCGGACATCACCTCCACCATGTCCTCCGACGGCGTCCTCACCGTCACGGTGCCCAAGAAG gAGCACGTGGCCCAGATCACCAACATCACCGTTCAGGAGTCAAACACCAAGACTAACACATCGGCAGACTCTGCCAGGACAAACACATCAGCACAAAACGCCAAGACGAACAtaaacaagacaaacacacagacaacctCCTCAGCAGACACCGCCAAGACCCTGGCACAGGCCGCCCGCCAGACCTCCGCCACAACACACTCACAGTCGTCGTCGTCAGTGGCCTCGAGCGCCACAACCGTCGACAGCTCCGTCAGGAGCGCGTCGAGGGAGTCCCAGCAGGCgagtgacaccaccaccaccgccactgccaagGACGCTACCTTTACGAAGCCTGCGTCCGAGAACGGCTTCCCCGCCCAGCCCTCAGACCTGCTGCTGCCCATCACACACGGCGGACTCTTCTTCCAAGACTCGTTCTTCGCCCAGGCTCACCAGGAGTTCGAGGAGGCCATGAAGAAGGTGCTGCAGTCAGCGGGCGAGTCTCCCAAGGCTGACGTCATGACCTCCTACAGGAGTCTGCGGGAGCGACACCTGACGGACGAGAACCAGGCGGTGTCCCGCAGCGAGGACAGCCAGCAGCACAAG GTTGTAATGGACGTGCGGGACTTCACGGCGGGAGacgtgaaggtgaaggtggtggacgaggacgaggtggtggtggagggcagcGTGGAGCAGAGGAGCGGCGGCTCAGTGTCCAAAAAGAGCTTCCGTCGCAGCTTCACCTTCCCGGGGCTGGTGAAGGCCGCGGACATCACCTCCACCATGTCCTCCGATGGCGTCCTCACCGTCACGGTGCCCAAGAag CAATCGTCCTGCGACGTTCGCGTCATCGGGAACAGTTCCACGGTGAGGGACGCTGTGGCCACCGCGGAGAAACAATCCTCATCCTCCGTCAGCAGCAGCTCGACGACGGTGAAGGAAAGCAGCTCCAGGACATCAGTCCGCGATGAAGGGTCGTCACTCCACGCCCTAAACAACATGTCCAGCaggacagcagcagcaggagacaggcaccagcagcagcaggtaCGCGCCGCGTCGCAGGAGTCGGCTACGACCAGCCACGGCCGCCGCGACGCCGCCGGAAAGTCGTCTTGGGTGCTGGACTCCCTCCTCCCCGTGTTCCCTAAGGGGCCCTTCTTCCACGACTCCTTCTTCGAGGAGTCTCGCCAGCACTTCGAGACAGCCGTGAAGGAGGCCCTGGGCAGGctgggccaggaggaggaggctgcggctgACGACTTCTCGCTGTACAGGAGTCTGCGAGCCAAGGACATGACGGACGCGAGCCAGGCGGTCAAGGTCACCGAGGACGAGCACGGTCACCAG GTGGTGCTCGACGTGCGCGACTTCCAGGGCGGCGACGTGCGCGTGAAGGTGGTGGGCAGCAGCCAGGTGCAGGTGGAGGGGcggctggagaaggaggagggcggcCGCTCGTCCACCCGCAGCTTCCGGCGACGCTTCCACCTCCCCGgcgtgctggacgtggccgccgtCACCTCCGCCCTGTCCTCCGACGGCGTCCTCACCATCAGGGCGCCCAAGGGCAGGCCGGCCGCCGGCAAGCCCAGCTGCTGA
- the LOC126988217 gene encoding serine-rich adhesin for platelets-like isoform X12 — MAPIQQSVSTAASNSRSTSDLTTGSTRDFANSVHKVKESYSSNSSSISSSSHSDAAHSSMTGSRPGDATQQETLLPISSRGHFFSDAFFEDARQHFESAVRKVLERRGHSRSSVHDDLTSYRMLRQADLSESTQAATVTENATCHQVVMDVRDFTAGDVKVKVVDEDEVVVEGSVEQRSGGSVSKKSFRRSFTFPGLVKAADITSTMSSDGVLTVTVPKKEHVAQITNITVQESNTSADSARTNTSAQNAKTNINKTNTQTTSSADTAKTLAQAARQTSATTHSQSSSSVASSATTVDSSVRSASRESQQASDTTTTATAKDATFTKPASENDFPVQPSDLLLPISHGGLFFQDSFFAQAHQEFEEAMKKVLQSAGESPKADVMTSYRSLRERHLTDENQAVSRSEDSQQHKVVMDVRDFTAGDVKVKVVDEDEVVVEGSVEQRSGGSVSKKSFRRSFTFPGLVKAADITSTMSSDGVLTVTVPKKEHVGQITNITVQESNTKTNTSADSARTKTSAQNTKSREFQQASDTTNTTTATDAACTKPASENGFPAQPSDLLLPISHGGLFFQDSFFAQAHQEFEEAMKKVLQSAGEFPKADVMTSYRNLRERHLTDENQAVSRSEDSQQHKVVMDVRDFMAGDVKVKVVDEDEVVVEGSVEQRSGGSVSKKSFRRSFTFPGLVKAADITSTMSSDGVLTVTVPKKEHVGQITNITVQESNTKTNTSADSARTNTSAQNTKTNSNKTNTVAGNTQTTTSADTATTLAQAARQTSATTHSQSSSSMASSATTVDSSVRSASREFQQASDTTNTTTATDAACTKPASENGFPAQPSDLLLPISHGGLFFQDSFFAQAHQEFEEAMKKVLQSAGEFPKADVMTSYRNLRERHLTDENQAMSRSEDSQQHKVVMDVRDFMAGDVKVKVVDEDEVVVEGSVEQRSGGSVSKKSFRRSFTFPGLVKAADITSTMSSDGVLTVTVPKKQSSCDVRVIGNSSTVRDAVATAEKQSSSSVSSSSTTVKESSSRTSVRDEGSSLHALNNMSSRTAAAGDRHQQQQVRAASQESATTSHGRRDAAGKSSWVLDSLLPVFPKGPFFHDSFFEESRQHFETAVKEALGRLGQEEEAAADDFSLYRSLRAKDMTDASQAVKVTEDEHGHQVVLDVRDFQGGDVRVKVVGSSQVQVEGRLEKEEGGRSSTRSFRRRFHLPGVLDVAAVTSALSSDGVLTIRAPKGRPAAGKPSC; from the exons ATGGCGCCCATCCAGCAGTCTGTCTCCACCGCAGCCTCCAACAGCAGGAGCACCAGTGACCTGACCACCGGCAGCACGCGTGACTTTGCCAACAGTGTCCACAAGGTGAAGGAGAGctacagcagcaacagcagcagcatctcctcctccagccacaGCGACGCAGCACACAGCAGCATGACCGGCAGCAGACCCGGCGACGCGACACAGCAGGAGACGCTGCTGCCCATCTCCTCCAGAGGACACTTCTTCAGCGACGCCTTCTTCGAGGACGCCCGCCAGCACTTCGAGTCGGCCGTGAGGAAAGTGCTGGAGCGGCGCGGCCACAGCAGGTCCAGCGTGCACGACGACCTGACCAGCTACAGGATGCTGCGGCAGGCTGACCTCAGCGAGAGCACGCAGGCCGCCACCGTCACGGAGAACGCCACCTGCCACCAG GTTGTGATGGACGTGCGGGACTTCACGGCGGGAGacgtgaaggtgaaggtggtggacgaggacgaggtggtggtggagggcagcGTGGAGCAGAGGAGCGGCGGCTCAGTGTCCAAAAAGAGCTTCCGTCGCAGCTTCACCTTCCCGGGGCTGGTGAAGGCCGCGGACATCACCTCCACCATGTCCTCCGACGGCGTCCTCACCGTCACGGTGCCCAAGAAG gAGCACGTGGCCCAGATCACCAACATCACCGTTCAGGAGTCAAACACATCAGCAGACTCTGCCAGGACAAACACATCAGCACAAAACGCCAAGACGAACAtaaacaagacaaacacacagacaacctCCTCAGCAGACACCGCCAAGACCCTGGCACAGGCCGCCCGCCAGACCTCCGCCACAACACACTCACAGTCGTCGTCGTCAGTGGCCTCGAGCGCCACAACCGTCGACAGCTCCGTCAGGAGCGCGTCGAGGGAGTCCCAGCAGGCgagtgacaccaccaccaccgccactgccaagGACGCTACCTTTACGAAGCCTGCGTCCGAGAACGACTTCCCCGTCCAGCCCTCAGACCTGCTGCTGCCCATCTCGCACGGCGGACTCTTCTTCCAAGACTCGTTCTTCGCCCAGGCTCACCAGGAGTTTGAGGAGGCCATGAAGAAGGTGCTGCAGTCAGCGGGCGAGTCTCCCAAGGCTGACGTCATGACCTCCTACAGGAGTCTGCGGGAGCGACACCTGACGGACGAGAACCAGGCGGTGTCCCGCAGCGAGGACAGCCAGCAGCACAAG GTTGTGATGGACGTGCGGGACTTCACGGCGGGAGacgtgaaggtgaaggtggtggacgaagacgaggtggtggtggagggcagcGTGGAGCAGAGGAGCGGCGGCTCAGTGTCCAAAAAGAGCTTCCGTCGCAGCTTCACCTTCCCGGGGCTGGTGAAGGCCGCGGACATCACCTCCACCATGTCCTCCGACGGCGTCCTCACCGTCACGGTGCCCAAGAag GAGCACGTGGGCCAGATCACCAACATCACCGTTCAGGAATCTAACACCAAGACTAACACATCGGCAGACTCTGCCAGGACAAAAACATCAGCACAAAACACCAAGTCGAGGGAGTTCCAGCAAGCGAgtgacaccaccaacaccaccaccgccacggacGCAGCCTGCACGAAGCCTGCGTCCGAGAACGGCTTCCCCGCCCAGCCCTCAGACCTGCTGCTGCCCATCTCGCACGGCGGACTCTTCTTCCAAGACTCGTTCTTCGCCCAGGCTCACCAGGAGTTCGAGGAGGCCATGAAGAAGGTGCTTCAGTCAGCGGGCGAGTTTCCCAAGGCTGACGTCATGACCTCCTACAGGAATCTGCGGGAACGACACCTGACGGACGAGAACCAGGCGGTGTCCCGCAGCGAGGACAGCCAGCAGCACAAG GTTGTGATGGACGTGCGGGACTTCATGGCGGGAGacgtgaaggtgaaggtggtggacgaggacgaggtggtggtggagggcagtGTGGAGCAGAGGAGCGGCGGCTCAGTGTCCAAAAAGAGCTTCCGTCGCAGCTTCACCTTCCCGGGGCTGGTGAAGGCCGCGGACATCACCTCCACCATGTCCTCCGACGGCGTCCTCACCGTCACGGTGCCCAAGAAG GAGCACGTGGGCCAGATCACCAACATCACCGTTCAGGAATCTAACACCAAGACTAACACATCGGCAGACTCTGCCAGGACAAACACATCAGCACAAAACACCAAGACGAACAGCAACAAGACAAACACAGTAGCCGGAAACACACAGACAACCACGTCAGCAGACACCGCCACGACCCTGGCACAGGCCGCCCGCCAGACCTCCGCCACAACACACTCACAGTCATCGTCGTCAATGGCCTCGAGCGCCACAACCGTCGACAGCTCCGTCAGGAGCGCGTCGAGGGAGTTCCAGCAAGCGAgtgacaccaccaacaccaccaccgccacggacGCAGCCTGCACGAAGCCTGCGTCCGAGAACGGCTTCCCCGCCCAGCCCTCAGACCTGCTGCTGCCCATCTCGCACGGCGGACTCTTCTTCCAAGACTCGTTCTTCGCCCAGGCTCACCAGGAGTTCGAGGAGGCCATGAAGAAGGTGCTTCAGTCAGCGGGCGAGTTTCCCAAGGCTGACGTCATGACCTCCTACAGGAATCTGCGGGAACGACACTTGACGGACGAGAACCAGGCGATGTCCCGCAGCGAGGACAGCCAGCAGCACAAG GTTGTGATGGACGTGCGGGACTTCATGGCGGGAGacgtgaaggtgaaggtggtggacgaggacgaggtggtggtggagggcagtGTGGAGCAGAGGAGCGGCGGCTCAGTGTCCAAAAAGAGCTTCCGTCGCAGCTTCACCTTCCCGGGGCTGGTGAAGGCCGCGGACATCACCTCCACCATGTCCTCCGACGGCGTCCTCACCGTCACGGTGCCCAAGAAG CAATCGTCCTGCGACGTTCGCGTCATCGGGAACAGTTCCACGGTGAGGGACGCTGTGGCCACCGCGGAGAAACAATCCTCATCCTCCGTCAGCAGCAGCTCGACGACGGTGAAGGAAAGCAGCTCCAGGACATCAGTCCGCGATGAAGGGTCGTCACTCCACGCCCTAAACAACATGTCCAGCaggacagcagcagcaggagacaggcaccagcagcagcaggtaCGCGCCGCGTCGCAGGAGTCGGCTACGACCAGCCACGGCCGCCGCGACGCCGCCGGAAAGTCGTCTTGGGTGCTGGACTCCCTCCTCCCCGTGTTCCCTAAGGGGCCCTTCTTCCACGACTCCTTCTTCGAGGAGTCTCGCCAGCACTTCGAGACAGCCGTGAAGGAGGCCCTGGGCAGGctgggccaggaggaggaggctgcggctgACGACTTCTCGCTGTACAGGAGTCTGCGAGCCAAGGACATGACGGACGCGAGCCAGGCGGTCAAGGTCACCGAGGACGAGCACGGTCACCAG GTGGTGCTCGACGTGCGCGACTTCCAGGGCGGCGACGTGCGCGTGAAGGTGGTGGGCAGCAGCCAGGTGCAGGTGGAGGGGcggctggagaaggaggagggcggcCGCTCGTCCACCCGCAGCTTCCGGCGACGCTTCCACCTCCCCGgcgtgctggacgtggccgccgtCACCTCCGCCCTGTCCTCCGACGGCGTCCTCACCATCAGGGCGCCCAAGGGCAGGCCGGCCGCCGGCAAGCCCAGCTGCTGA